In one Azospirillum sp. TSH100 genomic region, the following are encoded:
- a CDS encoding ABC transporter ATP-binding protein yields the protein MLRVEGLTIRFRNAPHPVVDGVGFSIGAGQSVALVGESGSGKTLTCRSILGILPRGASVTGGSILFGHGDEAVDLLRLSPSGLRDIRGSRISMIFQEPMSALSPLHTIGDQTMEVLRLHGACNHAGARERCLAMFERVGFPDPVRAFRSYPFQLSGGLRQRAMIAMAMVARPQLLIADEPTTALDVTLQAQVLALIKELQGESGMAVLLVTHDLGVVANMADAVVVMRAGRVMESGCCADVLGRPLHGYTRKLMAAAPSIPETAGAQGSGSLRDPILEFHGVAKTYERGNVRIRALDGVDLCVGRGETLAIVGESGSGKTTLARLAMLAERPDPGGRLLFRSAAGQQPLDLLSAAGPELTAYRRRAQMVFQDPYASLSPRMSVGEIIAEPLAIHGVCGRGEGRERVRALMAQVGLDPAWANRYPHAFSGGQRQRIGIARALALDPQLLICDEPTSALDVSVQAQVLDLLESIKRRLGLSLMFISHDLAVVARLADRVAVMRAGRVMEEAPPAILFSAPLHPYTRALIAASPEPDVNRPIDIATVALGAGKPDLWPEPFRPTADGAPPPLVEAAPGHFVRRAA from the coding sequence ATGCTGAGGGTTGAGGGCCTGACGATCCGCTTCCGTAATGCCCCCCACCCGGTGGTCGACGGCGTCGGCTTCTCCATCGGCGCCGGCCAGAGCGTGGCGCTGGTCGGCGAATCCGGTTCCGGCAAGACGCTGACCTGCCGCAGCATCCTCGGCATCCTGCCGCGCGGGGCGTCGGTCACCGGCGGCTCGATCCTGTTCGGCCACGGCGACGAGGCGGTGGACCTGCTGCGCCTGTCGCCGTCGGGCCTGCGCGACATCCGCGGCAGCCGCATCTCCATGATCTTCCAGGAGCCGATGAGCGCGCTGTCGCCGCTGCACACCATCGGCGACCAGACGATGGAGGTGCTGCGGCTGCACGGCGCCTGCAACCACGCCGGCGCGCGCGAGCGCTGCCTCGCCATGTTCGAGCGGGTCGGCTTCCCCGATCCGGTCCGCGCCTTCCGCTCCTACCCGTTCCAGCTGTCGGGCGGCCTGCGCCAGCGCGCGATGATCGCCATGGCGATGGTCGCCCGTCCGCAGCTGCTGATCGCCGACGAGCCGACCACGGCACTCGACGTGACGCTCCAGGCCCAGGTGCTGGCCCTGATCAAGGAGCTGCAGGGCGAGAGCGGCATGGCCGTGCTGCTGGTCACCCACGATCTGGGCGTGGTCGCCAACATGGCCGACGCCGTGGTGGTGATGCGCGCCGGCCGGGTGATGGAATCGGGCTGCTGTGCCGACGTGCTCGGCCGGCCGCTGCACGGCTACACCCGCAAGCTGATGGCCGCCGCCCCCTCCATCCCGGAAACGGCCGGCGCGCAGGGCTCCGGGTCGTTGCGCGACCCCATCCTGGAGTTCCACGGCGTCGCCAAGACCTACGAGCGCGGCAACGTCCGCATCCGCGCACTCGACGGCGTCGATCTCTGCGTCGGCCGTGGCGAAACGCTGGCCATCGTCGGCGAGTCAGGATCAGGCAAGACGACGCTGGCGCGGCTCGCCATGCTGGCGGAGCGGCCGGATCCCGGTGGCCGCCTGCTGTTCCGCTCCGCCGCGGGGCAGCAGCCGCTCGACCTCCTCTCCGCCGCCGGGCCGGAGCTGACCGCCTACCGCCGCCGGGCCCAGATGGTGTTCCAGGATCCCTATGCCTCCCTCAGTCCACGCATGAGCGTCGGCGAGATCATCGCCGAGCCGCTGGCGATCCACGGCGTCTGCGGCCGCGGCGAGGGCCGCGAGCGGGTGCGGGCGCTGATGGCGCAGGTCGGCCTCGATCCCGCCTGGGCCAACCGCTACCCCCACGCCTTCTCCGGCGGCCAGCGCCAGCGCATCGGCATCGCCCGCGCCCTGGCGCTCGACCCGCAGCTGCTGATCTGCGACGAGCCGACCTCGGCGCTCGACGTCTCGGTCCAGGCGCAGGTGCTGGACCTGCTGGAATCGATCAAGCGGCGCCTGGGCCTCAGCCTGATGTTCATCTCGCACGATCTGGCGGTGGTGGCGCGGCTGGCCGACCGCGTCGCGGTGATGCGTGCCGGCCGGGTGATGGAGGAGGCGCCGCCGGCCATCCTGTTCTCCGCCCCGCTGCATCCCTACACCCGCGCGCTGATCGCCGCCTCGCCGGAGCCGGACGTGAACCGCCCGATCGACATCGCCACCGTGGCGCTCGGCGCCGGGAAGCCGGACCTGTGGCCCGAACCCTTCCGCCCGACCGCCGACGGCGCGCCCCCTCCCTTGGTGGAAGCCGCCCCCGGCCATTTCGTGAGGCGGGCGGCATGA
- the hmgA gene encoding homogentisate 1,2-dioxygenase → MTSPAFTYQSGFGNEFATEALPGALPVGRNSPQRPPYGLYAEQISGTAFTAPRAHNRRSWLYRIRPAVVHEPFRPLESGRLTSRFDEVPAPPTQLRWNPPPMPDMATDFVAGLVTMGGNGGPQAQTGCGIHLYTANRSMQRRFFYDADGELLIVPQQGRLRLFTELGVLEVEPQEIALIPRGIRFRVELPDGTARGYVCENFGAPFRLPDLGPIGSNGLANPRDFLTPDAWYEDVDGDFELVAKFDGHLWTARIDHSPLDVVAWHGNHAPCKYDLRRFNTIGSIGFDHPDPSIFLVLQSPSDTPGVDSIDFVIFPPRWLVQEDTFRPPWFHRNVASEFMGLIHGVYDAKEEGFLPGGASLHNCMSGHGPDAETFAKATSADTTQPQRVADTMAFMVETRAVIRPTRHALETAELQHDYYRCWQGLTKRFDPKRP, encoded by the coding sequence ATGACGTCCCCCGCCTTCACCTACCAGTCCGGCTTCGGCAACGAATTCGCGACGGAGGCGTTGCCCGGCGCCTTGCCCGTCGGCCGCAACTCGCCGCAGCGCCCGCCCTACGGCCTCTATGCCGAACAGATCAGCGGCACCGCCTTCACCGCGCCCCGTGCCCACAACCGGCGCTCCTGGCTTTACCGCATCCGCCCGGCGGTGGTGCACGAACCCTTCCGCCCGCTGGAGTCCGGTCGCCTGACCAGCCGCTTCGACGAGGTGCCGGCCCCGCCGACCCAGCTGCGCTGGAACCCGCCGCCGATGCCGGACATGGCCACCGACTTCGTCGCCGGCCTCGTCACCATGGGCGGCAATGGCGGGCCGCAGGCACAGACCGGCTGCGGCATCCATCTCTACACCGCCAACCGCTCGATGCAGCGCCGCTTCTTCTACGATGCCGACGGCGAGCTGCTGATCGTGCCGCAGCAGGGCCGCCTGCGCCTGTTCACCGAGCTTGGCGTGCTGGAGGTCGAACCGCAGGAGATCGCGCTCATCCCCCGCGGCATCCGCTTCCGCGTCGAGCTGCCGGACGGCACGGCGCGCGGCTATGTCTGCGAGAATTTCGGCGCGCCCTTCCGCCTGCCGGACCTCGGCCCCATCGGCTCCAACGGGCTGGCCAACCCGCGCGACTTCCTGACGCCCGACGCCTGGTACGAGGATGTCGACGGCGACTTCGAGCTGGTGGCGAAGTTCGACGGCCATCTGTGGACCGCCCGCATCGACCATTCGCCGCTGGACGTGGTGGCCTGGCACGGCAACCACGCGCCCTGCAAATACGACCTGCGCCGCTTCAACACCATCGGCTCGATCGGCTTCGACCATCCCGACCCGTCGATCTTCCTGGTGCTGCAATCGCCCAGCGACACCCCCGGCGTCGACAGCATCGACTTCGTCATCTTCCCGCCGCGTTGGCTGGTGCAGGAGGACACCTTCCGTCCGCCCTGGTTCCACCGCAACGTCGCCAGCGAGTTCATGGGCCTGATCCACGGCGTCTACGATGCCAAGGAGGAGGGCTTCCTGCCCGGCGGCGCGTCCTTGCACAACTGCATGAGCGGCCACGGCCCCGATGCGGAGACCTTCGCCAAGGCGACATCAGCCGACACCACGCAACCGCAGCGGGTCGCCGACACTATGGCCTTCATGGTCGAGACCCGTGCGGTGATCCGCCCCACGCGCCACGCACTGGAAACCGCCGAGCTTCAGCATGATTATTACCGCTGCTGGCAGGGGCTGACGAAGCGCTTCGACCCGAAACGGCCATAA
- a CDS encoding ABC transporter transmembrane domain-containing protein: MDRNIFQYIWKYSGRQQILLALLTVASFPVLYASLELPKIIINRALSDPQPERQILGVTMGPVTYLLVLCFTFLALVLANGAFKMRINTFKGVVGERQVRRLRFMLLDRMLRFPLPHFSKVSQGELISTVAAETEPLAGFIGDAFAQPLYQGGTMLTILLFLFIQQPTIGLVSVALIPLQAYIIPKLQLKVKMLGKDRVRKVRQLSERIGESVENIREVRVNGTVRYVLAEFSQYLGSIYWIRLEIYKRKYFVKFLNNFINQITPFFLFSIGGYLVLDGDMTIGALVAALSAFKDLTAPWKELLDYYQNMIDAQIKYEQIAEQFSPPFLFDWTPPSPSTPTDLKAPLRLEAVTWANEYGDRMLQRLSLEVPPGALVGIAGTNALALRRLAEVLVRLSPPTSGRITIGDRPLDELPLELLGRRMAYASPEPRMFTGSMMQNMTYGLRHRPPADDPETMTPARRRDIVEAEASGNSTDSMAGIWTDFAMIGATDWTSLRPWFMQCLAATGGESAVYQRGLREVFDPDDYPFVAQPLLRARQWLRDAITERGLDALLARFERDHFNPYATIAENMLAGLPDGKRLTVARMVCNPTVRGLMEEYGLWDSAVRIGRRFAMRVVGVYRDSDDGDVMIMRYPYIDDALFEELVEAVTRLKRRSERPQRRHQEADTLLFATMFLMIVPKRDGMDFVPPAEREAIMAIRARVLDDMPHDLRDKIAIFHPDLYHPRLNVMDNLLFGRITTEDPRAITQLRALVDEALERTDARAFVLILVALGEVGIGGSLLPISVRQRVQLVRGLMKKPDIFVIYQALNSYDPDERLRIFLAMKEQLPTMTLIVLEERISDNPAFDAIYDLEEGRLVRRGQNGADHDEDTVPGDGEGTDEPALRLLSRSPVFSDLPETVLRRLLASSDWRTVAAGDFIYRSGEQSEYAFVLADGEVEQVRLMPDGQPPLHIAYIKPPEVIGELELLAGVRRFSSFRANTDLRLLRLDGATMLRLLSSAPDLPMRVIQQIGKRLTSEAPSGSAPVPVPEAAPATADNRSQTEA, from the coding sequence ATGGACCGCAACATATTTCAGTACATTTGGAAGTACAGCGGACGCCAGCAGATCCTGCTCGCCCTGTTGACGGTCGCATCCTTCCCGGTGCTCTACGCCTCGCTGGAACTGCCGAAGATCATCATCAACCGGGCCTTGTCGGACCCCCAGCCGGAACGCCAGATCCTGGGCGTCACCATGGGGCCGGTGACCTACCTGCTGGTGCTGTGCTTCACCTTCCTGGCGCTGGTGCTCGCCAACGGCGCCTTCAAGATGCGGATCAACACCTTCAAGGGCGTGGTCGGCGAACGGCAGGTGCGGCGCCTGCGCTTCATGCTGCTCGACCGCATGCTGCGCTTCCCGCTGCCGCATTTCTCCAAGGTCAGCCAGGGAGAGCTGATCTCCACGGTGGCGGCGGAGACCGAACCGCTGGCCGGCTTCATCGGCGACGCCTTCGCCCAACCGCTCTACCAGGGCGGCACGATGCTGACCATCCTGCTGTTCCTGTTCATCCAGCAGCCGACCATCGGGCTGGTGTCGGTCGCGCTGATCCCGCTGCAGGCCTACATCATCCCGAAGCTTCAGCTGAAGGTGAAGATGCTGGGCAAGGATCGGGTGCGCAAGGTCCGCCAGCTGTCCGAACGCATCGGCGAAAGTGTGGAGAACATCCGCGAGGTCCGCGTCAACGGCACCGTCCGCTACGTCCTGGCGGAATTCTCGCAGTATCTCGGCAGCATCTACTGGATTCGGCTGGAAATCTACAAGCGGAAGTATTTCGTCAAGTTCCTCAATAACTTCATCAACCAGATCACCCCCTTCTTCCTGTTCTCGATCGGCGGCTATCTGGTCCTCGACGGCGACATGACCATCGGCGCCCTGGTGGCCGCCCTGTCCGCCTTCAAGGATCTGACCGCCCCCTGGAAGGAGCTGCTCGACTATTACCAGAACATGATCGACGCCCAGATCAAGTACGAGCAGATCGCCGAGCAGTTCTCTCCCCCCTTCCTGTTCGACTGGACGCCGCCGTCGCCCTCCACCCCGACCGACCTGAAGGCGCCGCTGCGGCTGGAGGCGGTGACCTGGGCCAACGAATACGGCGACCGCATGCTGCAACGGCTGTCGCTGGAGGTGCCGCCGGGCGCCCTGGTCGGCATCGCCGGCACCAACGCGCTGGCGCTGCGCCGTCTGGCCGAGGTGCTGGTGCGGCTGTCGCCGCCGACCTCCGGCCGGATCACCATCGGCGACCGCCCGCTGGACGAGCTGCCGCTGGAGCTGCTGGGACGCCGCATGGCCTATGCCAGCCCGGAACCGCGCATGTTCACCGGCAGCATGATGCAGAACATGACCTACGGCCTGCGCCACCGCCCGCCGGCCGACGATCCGGAGACCATGACGCCCGCCCGGCGGCGTGACATCGTCGAGGCCGAGGCGTCGGGCAACTCCACCGACAGCATGGCGGGGATCTGGACCGATTTCGCCATGATCGGCGCCACCGACTGGACCAGCCTGCGCCCCTGGTTCATGCAGTGCCTGGCCGCCACCGGCGGCGAGAGCGCGGTCTATCAGCGTGGCCTGCGCGAGGTGTTCGATCCCGACGACTACCCCTTCGTCGCCCAGCCCCTGCTGCGCGCCCGCCAGTGGCTGCGCGACGCGATCACCGAACGTGGGCTGGATGCGCTGCTCGCCCGCTTCGAGCGCGACCATTTCAACCCCTATGCCACCATTGCCGAGAACATGCTGGCCGGCCTGCCGGACGGCAAGCGGCTGACCGTCGCCCGCATGGTGTGCAACCCCACCGTCCGCGGCCTGATGGAAGAATACGGGCTGTGGGACTCCGCCGTGCGCATCGGCCGCCGCTTCGCCATGCGGGTGGTCGGCGTCTATCGCGACAGCGACGACGGCGACGTCATGATCATGCGCTACCCGTACATCGACGACGCCCTGTTCGAGGAGCTGGTCGAGGCGGTCACCCGGCTGAAGCGCCGCTCCGAACGGCCGCAGCGCCGCCACCAGGAGGCGGACACCCTGCTGTTCGCCACCATGTTCCTGATGATCGTGCCCAAGCGCGACGGCATGGACTTCGTCCCGCCGGCGGAACGCGAGGCGATCATGGCGATCCGCGCCCGCGTGCTCGACGACATGCCGCACGACCTGCGCGACAAGATCGCCATCTTCCACCCCGACCTCTACCACCCGCGCCTCAACGTGATGGACAACCTCCTGTTCGGCCGCATCACGACGGAGGATCCGCGCGCCATCACCCAGCTGCGGGCATTGGTGGACGAGGCCTTGGAACGGACCGACGCGCGGGCCTTCGTGCTGATCCTGGTGGCGCTGGGCGAGGTCGGCATCGGCGGCTCGCTGCTGCCGATCAGCGTGCGGCAGCGGGTCCAGCTGGTCCGCGGCCTGATGAAGAAGCCCGACATCTTCGTCATCTACCAAGCGCTGAACAGCTACGACCCGGACGAGCGGCTGCGCATCTTCCTCGCCATGAAGGAGCAGCTGCCAACCATGACGCTGATCGTGCTGGAGGAGCGGATTTCCGACAATCCCGCCTTCGACGCGATCTACGACCTGGAGGAGGGCCGGCTGGTCCGGCGCGGCCAGAACGGCGCCGACCATGACGAGGACACCGTGCCGGGGGACGGGGAGGGGACCGACGAGCCGGCGCTGCGCCTGCTGTCGCGCTCCCCCGTCTTCTCCGATCTGCCGGAAACGGTGCTGCGCCGCCTGCTGGCCTCGTCGGACTGGCGCACGGTCGCGGCCGGCGACTTCATCTACCGCAGCGGCGAGCAGTCGGAATACGCCTTCGTCCTGGCCGACGGCGAGGTCGAGCAGGTGCGGCTGATGCCGGACGGCCAGCCGCCGCTGCACATCGCCTACATCAAGCCGCCCGAGGTGATCGGCGAGCTGGAGCTTCTGGCCGGCGTTCGGCGCTTCTCCAGCTTCCGGGCCAACACCGACCTGCGCCTGCTGCGTCTGGACGGCGCGACCATGCTGCGCCTGCTGTCCTCGGCGCCGGACCTGCCGATGCGGGTGATCCAGCAGATCGGCAAGCGCCTGACCAGCGAAGCGCCCTCCGGTTCGGCGCCGGTCCCGGTCCCGGAGGCAGCCCCGGCGACGGCCGACAACCGCTCCCAAACGGAAGCATGA
- a CDS encoding class I SAM-dependent methyltransferase: protein MAADGGVAESRSLLERMIDRMTVQRDALAWAERQVSGRDGMVLEVGLGKGRTFDHLRHLFPPRDILVFDMWVRVPPELTPDEDRLFVGDFHETMPAAAERFGRCARLAHADFGSTDRNHDARQAAWLAPLINALMLPGGVVLSDRPLERPNWTRLPLPPDERWTYHAWRVEN, encoded by the coding sequence ATGGCGGCCGATGGTGGTGTTGCGGAAAGCCGGTCGCTGCTGGAGCGGATGATCGACCGGATGACGGTGCAGCGCGACGCGCTGGCCTGGGCGGAGCGTCAGGTCTCCGGGCGTGACGGCATGGTGCTGGAGGTGGGCCTGGGCAAGGGCCGCACCTTCGACCATCTGCGCCACCTGTTCCCGCCGCGCGACATCCTGGTCTTCGACATGTGGGTCCGCGTGCCGCCGGAACTGACGCCGGACGAGGACCGCCTGTTCGTCGGCGATTTCCACGAAACCATGCCGGCGGCGGCGGAGCGCTTCGGCCGCTGCGCCCGGCTGGCCCATGCCGATTTCGGCAGCACCGACCGCAACCATGACGCCCGGCAGGCGGCGTGGCTGGCGCCCCTGATCAACGCGCTGATGCTGCCCGGCGGCGTCGTGCTGTCCGACCGGCCGCTGGAGCGTCCCAACTGGACCCGGCTTCCCCTTCCGCCCGACGAGCGCTGGACCTACCATGCCTGGAGGGTGGAAAACTGA
- a CDS encoding ABC transporter permease encodes MLRFILHRLLVMVPTLIVVSMLIFLVINLPPGDYLSNQIAELRATGQEAGLAKAEFLRHEYALDRPLAEQYLIWIGAWPGPNGFHGLLQGDLGWSFEFNKPVAAVVGETLWFTVILNLAAVLFVYLVSFPLGSLAAIRANSWVDYLAAAVGYIGLATPNFLLALILLYYGQKWLGLPIGGLVDAKYEDQPLSWAKVGSVLEHLIIPTIVIGLSGTAAMVRRLRANLLDELGKPYVVTAKAKGVPPLRRLTRYPLRMALNPFVSDIGSLLPSLVSGSVLISVVLSLPTIGPALLEALRAQDIFLSGFILMFISLLVLIGMLISDVALALLDPRIRLGKARKAQS; translated from the coding sequence ATGCTACGCTTCATCCTGCACCGGCTGCTGGTGATGGTGCCGACGCTGATCGTGGTGTCGATGCTGATCTTCCTCGTCATCAACCTGCCGCCCGGCGACTATCTGTCCAACCAGATCGCCGAACTGCGCGCCACCGGCCAGGAGGCCGGTCTGGCGAAGGCGGAATTCCTGCGCCACGAATATGCGCTCGACCGCCCGCTCGCCGAACAGTACCTGATCTGGATCGGGGCCTGGCCGGGGCCGAACGGCTTCCACGGCCTGTTGCAGGGCGACCTCGGCTGGTCCTTCGAGTTCAACAAGCCGGTGGCGGCGGTGGTGGGCGAGACTCTGTGGTTCACCGTCATCCTCAACCTCGCCGCCGTGCTGTTCGTCTATCTGGTATCCTTCCCGCTGGGATCGCTGGCGGCGATCCGCGCCAACAGCTGGGTCGACTATCTCGCCGCCGCCGTCGGTTACATCGGGCTGGCGACGCCCAACTTCCTCTTGGCGCTGATCCTGCTCTATTACGGCCAGAAATGGCTGGGGCTCCCGATCGGCGGGCTGGTCGACGCGAAATACGAGGACCAGCCGCTCAGCTGGGCCAAGGTCGGCTCGGTGCTGGAGCACCTCATCATCCCCACCATCGTCATCGGCCTGTCCGGCACCGCCGCCATGGTGCGCCGCCTGCGCGCCAACCTGCTGGACGAGCTGGGCAAACCCTATGTCGTCACCGCCAAGGCCAAGGGCGTGCCGCCGCTGCGCCGGCTGACCCGCTATCCGCTGCGCATGGCGCTGAACCCCTTCGTCTCCGACATCGGCTCGCTGCTGCCGTCGCTGGTGTCGGGATCGGTGCTGATCTCGGTGGTGCTCAGCCTGCCGACCATCGGCCCGGCCCTGCTGGAGGCGCTGCGGGCGCAGGACATCTTCCTGTCCGGCTTCATCCTGATGTTCATCTCGCTGCTGGTGCTGATCGGCATGCTGATCTCCGACGTGGCGCTCGCCCTGCTCGACCCCCGCATCCGCCTGGGCAAGGCGAGGAAGGCGCAATCATGA
- a CDS encoding ABC transporter substrate-binding protein, with product MRGTRVGPFTKLLHPLLLIFLLLTIATPAAAFSPQDPPLLADQVRYGLIPPVRQRMPDEPLIVDLEAKGRDLGRSGGWIRTFITQRRNSRIAVLYGYARLVGYTAKREIVPDILKDFKVVDGRDFTLTLRAGHRWSDGAPFTSDDIRYWWEDIANNPLLSPSGPPRFMLVDGKPPQVSFPDAVTARFRWDEPNPNFLPALAAARPPFIARPAHYLKRYHARYTSEAELAPLIAKYKVRNWAALHNALDDMFRMENPDQPTLQPWMAVSKGTGNHLLFQRNPYYHRFDRRGMQLPYADGLDVTVMAGGLIPAQVATGKADLQAEGLTFSQVPVLVSGEREADYRTLLWPEGKAAEIALYPNLNYNDPVWRTLLRDVRFRRALSLGIDRRIVNRSLFFGLAQESGVDVLPHSPLFKPERNGVWTGYDPKRAAALLDEIGLKRKRGELYRDLPDGRPLEVIVETAGEKPEISDALQIIAETWRDIGVRLLMRTVDRDVLRNRVYAGQTMMAVWGGWDNGIPDPDSSPEELAPMTQENFSWPKWGQYYQTSGSAGEPIDMPIPQELMDLARRWRHTTDETERRALWSALLDIHADQLFAIGVVSKTPQPIAVTNRLRNVPDKGLWLWDPGAYLGVYRPDEFYFTDARPADPEPAGTHRGEN from the coding sequence GTGAGGGGGACGCGCGTCGGCCCTTTCACAAAGCTCCTGCACCCCCTCCTCCTCATCTTCCTCCTTCTGACCATCGCCACCCCCGCCGCCGCCTTCAGCCCGCAGGATCCGCCGTTGCTGGCGGACCAGGTGCGCTACGGCCTGATCCCGCCCGTCCGCCAGCGGATGCCGGACGAGCCGCTGATCGTCGATCTGGAGGCCAAGGGCCGCGACCTCGGCCGTTCCGGCGGCTGGATCCGCACCTTCATCACCCAGCGGCGCAACAGCCGCATCGCCGTGCTCTACGGCTATGCCCGGCTGGTCGGCTACACCGCAAAGCGCGAGATCGTTCCCGACATCCTGAAGGACTTCAAGGTCGTCGACGGCCGCGACTTCACCCTGACCCTGCGGGCCGGCCACCGCTGGTCGGACGGCGCCCCCTTCACCAGCGACGACATCCGCTACTGGTGGGAGGACATCGCCAACAACCCGCTGCTGTCGCCGTCGGGCCCGCCGCGCTTCATGCTGGTGGACGGCAAGCCGCCGCAGGTCAGCTTTCCCGACGCGGTCACCGCCCGCTTCCGCTGGGACGAGCCGAACCCCAATTTCCTGCCGGCGCTGGCCGCCGCCCGGCCGCCCTTCATCGCCCGCCCGGCCCATTACCTGAAACGCTACCACGCCCGCTACACCAGCGAGGCGGAGCTGGCGCCGCTGATCGCCAAATACAAGGTCCGCAACTGGGCGGCCCTGCACAACGCGCTGGACGACATGTTCCGGATGGAGAATCCGGACCAGCCGACGCTCCAGCCCTGGATGGCGGTCTCCAAGGGCACCGGCAACCACCTGCTGTTCCAGCGCAATCCCTATTACCACCGCTTCGACCGGCGCGGCATGCAGCTGCCCTATGCCGACGGGCTGGACGTGACGGTGATGGCCGGCGGGCTGATCCCGGCCCAGGTCGCCACCGGCAAGGCCGACCTCCAGGCCGAAGGACTGACCTTCTCCCAGGTGCCGGTCCTGGTGTCGGGCGAGCGCGAGGCCGACTATCGCACCCTGCTGTGGCCGGAGGGCAAGGCGGCGGAAATCGCCCTCTACCCCAACCTGAACTACAACGACCCGGTCTGGCGCACCCTGCTGCGCGACGTGCGCTTCCGCCGCGCCCTGTCGCTCGGCATCGACCGCCGCATCGTCAACCGCTCGCTCTTCTTCGGGCTGGCGCAGGAAAGCGGCGTCGACGTGCTGCCGCACAGCCCGCTCTTCAAGCCGGAGCGCAACGGCGTCTGGACCGGCTACGATCCCAAGCGGGCGGCGGCCCTGCTGGACGAGATCGGGCTGAAGCGCAAGCGCGGCGAACTGTACCGCGACCTGCCCGACGGCCGGCCGCTGGAGGTGATCGTCGAGACCGCCGGCGAGAAGCCGGAGATCTCCGACGCGCTCCAGATCATCGCCGAGACCTGGCGCGACATCGGCGTGCGCCTGCTGATGCGCACGGTGGACCGCGACGTGCTGCGCAACCGGGTCTATGCCGGCCAGACGATGATGGCGGTGTGGGGCGGCTGGGACAACGGCATCCCCGACCCCGACAGCAGCCCGGAAGAGCTGGCGCCGATGACCCAGGAGAATTTCAGCTGGCCGAAATGGGGCCAGTATTACCAGACCTCCGGCAGCGCCGGCGAACCCATCGACATGCCGATCCCGCAGGAGCTGATGGACCTCGCCCGGCGCTGGCGCCACACCACCGACGAGACCGAGCGCCGCGCCCTGTGGTCGGCGCTGCTCGACATCCATGCCGACCAGCTCTTCGCCATCGGCGTGGTGTCGAAGACACCGCAGCCGATCGCCGTCACCAACCGCCTGCGCAACGTCCCCGACAAGGGGCTGTGGCTGTGGGATCCCGGCGCCTATCTCGGCGTCTACCGCCCCGACGAGTTCTATTTCACCGACGCCCGCCCGGCCGATCCCGAGCCGGCCGGCACCCACCGCGGGGAGAACTGA
- a CDS encoding ABC transporter permease, producing the protein MTVEGMKGEGMKDPAIGGAWEHYVDDRPYPDPAAADAPATRFDAHASTGRLMLRRFLRHRLAVLGALFLGLSYLSLPFVDFLVPYGANERDVEHLYAPPQGIHLFHEGQFIGPFVYPTTGRPDLKDYRWRYETDVSRPMPLQFLCPGAPYRFLGLIESRVRLICPPPGASLHLLGTDRLGRDMLSRLAIGAQLSLTVGLLGIAVSFTIGITLGGMAGYFGGWIDAGVQRLSEILKSLPELPLWLALSAAVPAQWSPVTVFLCISVILGLLDWPSLARAVRSRFLALREEDFVMAAELMGASPARIIRRHLLPNFASHLLASATLSIPAMILGETALSFLGLGLRPPATSWGVMLNDAQNLMAVETYPWVSLPMLPVILVVLSFNFFGDGLRDALDPYHGD; encoded by the coding sequence ATGACGGTCGAAGGCATGAAGGGGGAGGGCATGAAAGACCCGGCCATCGGCGGCGCCTGGGAGCATTATGTCGACGACCGGCCCTATCCCGACCCGGCCGCGGCGGACGCGCCGGCCACCCGCTTCGACGCGCATGCCTCGACCGGGCGGCTGATGCTGCGCCGCTTCCTGCGCCACCGGCTGGCGGTGCTGGGGGCGCTGTTCCTTGGCCTGTCCTATCTCAGCCTGCCCTTCGTCGATTTCCTGGTGCCCTACGGCGCCAACGAACGCGATGTCGAGCATCTCTACGCCCCGCCGCAGGGCATCCACCTGTTCCATGAGGGGCAATTCATCGGTCCCTTCGTCTACCCGACCACCGGACGGCCCGACCTGAAGGACTATCGCTGGCGCTACGAGACGGACGTCAGCCGGCCGATGCCGCTCCAGTTCCTCTGCCCCGGCGCCCCCTACCGCTTCCTCGGCCTGATCGAGTCGCGGGTCCGGCTGATCTGCCCGCCGCCGGGGGCCTCGCTGCATCTGCTGGGCACCGACCGGCTGGGACGCGACATGCTGTCGCGCCTCGCCATCGGGGCGCAGCTGTCGCTGACCGTCGGGCTGCTGGGCATCGCGGTCTCCTTCACCATCGGCATCACGCTGGGCGGCATGGCCGGCTATTTCGGCGGCTGGATCGACGCCGGGGTGCAGCGCCTGTCGGAGATTCTGAAATCCCTGCCGGAGCTGCCGCTGTGGCTGGCGCTGTCCGCTGCGGTGCCGGCGCAATGGAGCCCGGTGACGGTGTTCCTCTGCATCTCGGTCATCCTCGGCCTGCTGGACTGGCCGTCGCTGGCCCGCGCCGTGCGCTCGCGCTTCCTGGCACTGCGCGAGGAGGATTTCGTCATGGCGGCGGAGCTGATGGGCGCCAGCCCGGCCCGCATCATCCGCCGCCATCTGCTGCCGAACTTCGCCAGCCACCTGCTCGCCAGCGCCACCCTGTCGATCCCGGCGATGATCCTCGGCGAAACGGCACTGTCCTTCCTGGGGCTCGGCCTGCGCCCGCCGGCGACCAGCTGGGGGGTGATGCTGAATGACGCCCAGAACCTTATGGCCGTGGAAACCTATCCCTGGGTGTCATTGCCGATGCTGCCGGTGATCCTGGTAGTCTTGTCCTTCAACTTCTTCGGCGACGGCCTGCGCGACGCCCTGGATCCCTATCATGGCGACTGA